A single genomic interval of Natronoarchaeum philippinense harbors:
- a CDS encoding two-component system sensor histidine kinase NtrB produces MDETSLPVRPDEFYQTLVENASEGMITIDADSKIVYANPAIEDLLGYSPEELIGSSKMRIIPERLQPVHAAALQSYVESGERNIDWDGIELPALHKDGHEVPTLISLREHSHDGEQLFTGIVRDISDRKQREDQLKNQNERLDEFADILAHDIKNPLGVAQGYTELAAEEYDAEELRYVVESLDRIDEIVDDVLELSKQGAFVGETAPVDVEACVDAAWAVGMESAAELTVEDDIGRIEADESRLRELFGNLLQNAVTHAGPEASVRVGRLPDDSGLFVADDGPGIPASDRDDVFERGYTTREDGTGYGLEIVQQIARAHGWTIEISESDDGGARFELRGIDFLD; encoded by the coding sequence GTGGACGAGACATCACTGCCAGTTCGGCCCGACGAGTTCTACCAGACGCTCGTCGAGAACGCGTCAGAGGGGATGATTACGATCGACGCGGACAGCAAAATCGTCTATGCGAACCCGGCTATTGAGGATCTGCTCGGATACTCTCCCGAGGAGCTGATCGGTAGTTCCAAGATGCGGATCATTCCCGAACGTCTCCAGCCCGTCCACGCGGCGGCGCTGCAGTCCTACGTCGAGTCCGGGGAGCGAAACATCGACTGGGACGGAATCGAACTGCCGGCGCTCCATAAGGACGGTCACGAGGTGCCGACCCTGATCAGCCTGCGCGAGCACAGCCACGATGGGGAACAGCTTTTCACAGGCATCGTCCGCGACATCAGCGACAGGAAGCAGCGGGAAGATCAACTCAAAAACCAGAACGAGCGCCTCGACGAGTTCGCCGACATTCTGGCCCACGACATCAAAAACCCGCTCGGGGTCGCACAGGGGTACACCGAACTGGCCGCCGAGGAGTACGACGCCGAAGAGCTTCGCTACGTCGTCGAATCGCTCGATCGAATCGACGAGATCGTCGACGACGTGCTCGAACTCTCCAAGCAGGGCGCGTTCGTCGGCGAGACTGCGCCCGTCGATGTCGAAGCCTGTGTCGACGCGGCGTGGGCTGTCGGGATGGAATCAGCGGCCGAACTGACTGTCGAGGACGATATCGGCCGGATCGAAGCCGACGAGAGCCGACTGCGGGAGCTGTTCGGGAACCTCCTGCAAAACGCCGTCACCCACGCCGGCCCGGAGGCGTCGGTGCGCGTCGGGCGGCTTCCGGACGACAGCGGACTGTTCGTCGCCGACGACGGCCCCGGCATCCCGGCATCGGACCGCGACGACGTGTTCGAACGGGGCTATACGACCCGCGAGGACGGAACGGGCTACGGTCTCGAAATCGTCCAGCAGATCGCTCGCGCGCACGGCTGGACCATCGAGATCAGCGAGTCGGACGA
- a CDS encoding DUF7549 family protein, giving the protein MAWVRSEYAGELAVVAAWLAAVLPWNVTYTGIPGTDLSALFLRFPFLQTRYIFGLPRDDQRLFYDPVAALDQVSGVSEMLYYLWIAGAAVVLLAVLLSFAMYAAEDAVEELSPVHPVRAMGGLLALATAFLTAATVAIATNGDFGGGIPIPVGLVVLGSLAAVLLRAELV; this is encoded by the coding sequence ATGGCTTGGGTGCGCTCGGAGTACGCCGGCGAGTTGGCGGTCGTAGCCGCGTGGTTGGCGGCGGTATTGCCTTGGAACGTGACCTACACCGGCATTCCCGGGACCGACCTCTCGGCGCTGTTTCTCAGGTTCCCCTTCCTGCAGACCCGCTACATCTTCGGGTTACCCAGAGACGACCAACGGTTGTTTTACGACCCCGTCGCTGCCCTCGATCAGGTGTCGGGCGTCTCCGAGATGCTGTACTACCTCTGGATCGCGGGCGCCGCCGTCGTCTTACTGGCGGTTCTGCTCTCGTTCGCCATGTACGCCGCCGAGGATGCCGTCGAGGAGCTGTCGCCGGTCCATCCAGTGCGCGCGATGGGCGGGCTACTCGCGCTGGCGACGGCGTTTCTAACGGCGGCCACCGTTGCGATCGCCACTAACGGCGACTTCGGCGGCGGGATTCCGATTCCGGTCGGTCTCGTCGTGCTGGGTTCGCTCGCCGCCGTCCTGTTGCGCGCGGAGCTGGTCTAA
- a CDS encoding phosphopentomutase/phosphoglucosamine mutase has product MSLFGTAGIRGSAQDRVTPELALAVGRAVGNDAVDAVEEASRDPTVVLGRDGRETSDALAAAMEAGLESAGVDCRRVGVVPTPALAYASRGRRGVMITASHNPPTDNGIKIFEDGVEYDRDAERRIERLVDGEPDPAPWTEWGNAESADVLSRYRDAVAAYARDTFGHGSNYSGSRGDAATPLSGFSIAVDCGNGMAGLATPQVLRKLGADVVTLNANVDGHFPGRESKPTPETLTEFRAFLADGEFDFGIAHDGDADRIVIVDSEGDVVHEDTVLALLAEHYVVDAAAEDPVVVTTPNASARIDELVRAAGGRTERVRLGALHEGIARERAAGDADTEITFAAEPWKHIHPHFGGWIDGVVSAAVFSGLVAEAGSVAALRGPVTERPYRKVSVECPDEAKDAAMDRLETALPEQFPDGTVSTEYGVRIEQPDASWVLVRPSGTEPYVRVYAESEDVDALVADAVDAVERAVDDAQ; this is encoded by the coding sequence ATGAGTCTGTTCGGGACCGCCGGTATCCGGGGGTCGGCGCAGGATCGAGTGACGCCGGAGTTGGCCCTCGCGGTCGGACGTGCGGTCGGCAACGACGCCGTCGACGCCGTCGAGGAAGCGTCGCGGGATCCCACTGTCGTGTTGGGACGTGACGGGCGGGAGACGAGCGACGCGCTGGCGGCCGCGATGGAGGCCGGCCTCGAAAGCGCAGGCGTCGACTGCCGACGCGTCGGCGTCGTTCCGACGCCCGCGCTGGCCTACGCTTCGCGTGGGCGTCGCGGTGTGATGATCACCGCGAGTCACAACCCGCCGACCGACAACGGCATCAAGATCTTCGAGGACGGCGTCGAGTACGATCGGGACGCCGAGCGACGGATCGAGCGACTGGTCGACGGCGAGCCCGACCCCGCGCCGTGGACGGAGTGGGGGAACGCCGAGTCCGCCGACGTGCTCTCGCGCTACCGCGACGCCGTCGCTGCGTACGCTCGCGACACGTTCGGTCACGGCTCGAACTACTCGGGATCGCGTGGGGACGCCGCGACGCCGCTGTCGGGCTTCTCGATCGCCGTCGATTGTGGCAACGGAATGGCCGGGCTGGCGACGCCCCAAGTACTCCGGAAACTGGGCGCAGACGTGGTGACGCTGAACGCCAACGTCGACGGCCACTTCCCGGGCCGGGAGAGCAAGCCGACGCCCGAGACGCTCACGGAGTTCCGGGCGTTTCTCGCCGACGGCGAGTTCGATTTCGGCATCGCCCACGACGGCGACGCCGATCGAATCGTGATCGTCGACAGCGAGGGCGACGTTGTCCACGAGGACACCGTGCTCGCGCTGCTGGCCGAGCACTACGTCGTGGACGCGGCCGCCGAGGATCCGGTGGTCGTAACGACGCCCAACGCGTCCGCCCGCATCGACGAGTTGGTTCGGGCGGCAGGCGGTCGAACCGAGCGCGTCAGGCTGGGCGCGCTCCACGAGGGGATCGCTCGCGAACGGGCAGCAGGCGACGCCGACACCGAGATTACCTTTGCGGCCGAGCCGTGGAAGCACATCCATCCCCACTTTGGCGGCTGGATCGACGGCGTCGTGAGCGCCGCCGTGTTCTCGGGGCTCGTCGCCGAAGCCGGCAGCGTCGCTGCGCTGCGTGGCCCGGTCACGGAACGGCCCTACCGGAAAGTCAGCGTCGAGTGCCCCGACGAGGCCAAAGACGCCGCAATGGACCGGCTCGAGACCGCGCTGCCCGAGCAGTTCCCCGACGGAACTGTCTCGACGGAGTACGGCGTCCGGATCGAACAGCCCGACGCCTCGTGGGTGCTCGTACGCCCGAGCGGGACCGAGCCGTACGTCCGCGTGTACGCCGAAAGCGAGGATGTCGACGCGCTGGTCGCGGACGCCGTCGACGCCGTCGAGCGGGCTGTCGACGACGCCCAGTGA
- a CDS encoding DUF5793 family protein, protein MRRDYFTLEVSNIDWVEDDREPAKPTVRIDFEGPATTLRERLTGIDDELLDAEETDVAFRLQGPLDSDAAGVVSVTNRITGDFVLELNEDADDVLKFIRAARRYGEHDPDSDGRYEVRIRLDGDELVAYDKRTFLVYNDEGNLLRNHSLIPSGVEL, encoded by the coding sequence ATGAGGCGCGATTACTTCACGCTGGAAGTCAGCAATATTGATTGGGTCGAAGACGACCGCGAGCCCGCAAAGCCGACGGTACGGATCGACTTCGAGGGCCCCGCGACGACGCTCCGAGAGCGCCTCACAGGAATCGACGACGAACTCCTCGACGCCGAAGAGACCGACGTTGCCTTCCGGTTGCAGGGGCCGCTGGACAGCGACGCCGCCGGCGTCGTCAGCGTCACAAACCGGATCACCGGCGATTTCGTGCTCGAACTCAACGAGGACGCCGACGACGTGCTCAAGTTCATCCGGGCGGCACGGCGCTACGGCGAGCACGACCCCGATTCCGACGGCCGCTACGAGGTCAGGATCCGACTCGACGGCGACGAACTCGTCGCCTACGACAAGCGCACGTTCCTCGTCTACAACGACGAGGGGAACCTGCTGCGCAACCACAGTCTCATCCCCAGCGGCGTCGAGCTGTAG